A segment of the Aureimonas sp. SA4125 genome:
GGACATTGCCCGAGGAGTAGAGGATCGGCACGGTCCCGGTGCGGGAGTAGTGCGAGGTGAAGACCGGATGGCGGCCGTAGCTTTCGGTGGCGCCGCTCTCGAACACAGGGCGCTGCGGCGCCCCGACGAAATCGGCGCCTTCGGCTTCCGCCGTCGCCACCAGCCTGTCGATCCAGTCCTCGGCGGCCCATTCGTCGTCGTCGATGACGAGAAGGTATTCCATCGCCGGAAATCGCGCGAGGGCGGTGAGCCAGCCTGCATTGTAGGCGGCGCAGTTGCCGCGCTCGTGTGCGATCAGCACGATTCCGTCGAGCGTCCCGGCGGCAAGGATCGGGCCGGCCGCGGCAAGTCCCTCGCGCCCCTCGGCGTCGTTCTCCATGACGATCACCGCAAAGCGTCGCGTCGTCTTCTGGGCGGCGAGCGAGGCGAGGGTCTTCCTGAGATGATCGGGCCTGCGGAAGGTCGGCAGCGTCACCACGACGCGGTGCGGCGGTGGTTCGCCACCCGGCGCGAGGCAGGGCGAGACGGTTTCGATCGTGATGGACTCGTTCATTCCCGTTCCAGCCCCGATGACACTTCAGTCGCCCGTGCGCATTGCACCCTAAAATCATGAAGAGCGACTGAACGTCCCGAAATGCGCGTGCACGAAGACGTGTCGCGTTTTCCGGGCTCGCTTAGCGTATTTGAAACCCGCGTCTGGCATCTTCGGTGGCTGACATGGCCGTCTCGGTTGGAGCCGATGCATCTTCTCTTCATCAGTTCCCTTCTGCCGGACGGCGATGCCGCTTCCGGTTTCGAGCTCGCCAACCGGGCGATCGTCGATGAATATCGCCGCCAGGGTGTCCGGCTGACATTGGCCGGCTTTCGCCGCCCGGGCTCCCGTCCCGCCGGCGAGGACGAGATCGACCTCGGTGAAATGGCCATCGAAAACGCGGCCGTGGGCGGCCGACGCAAACTCGCCTGGCTGGCGCGCGCTTTTTCTGCCGGCCTGCCGGTCTCGGCGGCCAAGCTTGCCGTCCTCGATCCGACGGTCCTGCGCGCAAAACTCGCGCGGGCCGGCGAGGTCGACGGCTACGTCTTGAACTCGATCCAGATGCCGACCGCCTATCCCTTCCTCTCGGCGGAAAGACCCTCCATCTTCATTGCTCACAATGTCGAGCATCTCTCGGCCGAGGAAAATGCGAGAAATGCCCGCTCCCCGGCCGCGCGCTTCCTCTACCGCCGAGAGGCGCGCCTTCTGGCGGTCGCCGAGCGGCGCATCTGCCGCCGGGCCGCGGTGATCCACACGCTCAGCCGGGAGGACCAGCGTCTTCTCGGCCTGGCGCAAAATCCGAGCTGTCATCCGCTGGCGCTGTCGATCGGTCGGCCGACCCTTCCCGATGCGGGGTGCCGGACGCACGACATCGGCCTCATCGGTACCTGGAGTTGGGCGCCGAACCGGGTGGGCCTCGACTGGTTCGTCGAAAAGGTCGTGCCTCTCCTGCCGGACGATCTGCGGATAGCCATTGCCGGCCGCTTCGACGGCCCGCCACCCGCAGCTCCGGCCAATGTCCGCTTCGTCGGCCGTGTCGCCGACGCGCAGGCCTTCATCCAAGCCTCGCACGTCGTGGCCCTCGCGACGCGGGGCGGCACGGGCGTCCAGCTGAAGACGATCGAGACCTTCGAAGAGGGAATGCCGGCCGTGGCGACGCCGGGCGCGCTGCGCGGTGTCGATCACGTCCCCGAGAACGTTCGCGTCGCCGACGATTCGAAGGGCTTTGCCGCCGCCCTCGTGCAGATGGTGGCAGATGCGCAGGCCGGCAGGGTCCGGCGCGGCAACGGGTTTGCGTTCATGCTTGGACAGCGCCATGCGCTGTCGGCTGCGATCCGCCAGGGACTTGCCGACCTCACGCCCCTGCTCGCCCATGAGGCCGCGGGGCAGGCCCGCTCGGGCGCTCTGGCAGGCAGGATCGGCGACGCGGTGGTACCTCCCGGAGTGGCACGGGGATGACGGAACGGTTCGGCCACGTTTTTCCCCTGAGCCGCCTGTCGGTGCCGCACCTCGGGGACATCCGCCCGATCGGCGGCGTCGGCGTCACCCCGGCGCGGGGCGACGAGGTCGCGTGCCTCATCGCGGCGCGGCTTGATGCCGGCGTGTTCACCAAGGTCGCATTCGTGAACGCGCACTGCATCAATCTCGCCTTCGAACACGAAGAATACCGCAGCGCGCTCGCCGATTTCCTGGTCCTGCCGGACGGGGTCGGAATCGACATCGCCTCGCAACTGCTCTTCGGTCAGCCGTTTCCGGAAAATCTCAACGGGACCGATCTCGTCCCTTTCCTGCTGGCCCAGTTGCGGCCTGGACTTCGCATCGGCCTGATCGGCGCGCAGCCCGGCGTTGCCGAAGCCGCCGCGGCGGGATTTGCGGCAGAGGCTCCGCAGCATGTCTATCTGCCGATCTCGCATGGCTATTTCGCCGAAGGTGCGGAGACCGACGCCGTTCTGGCCAAGACCCGCGTCCTTCGACCGGACATCGTTCTGGTCGCTCTCGGGGTGCCGCGCCAGGAACTGTTCATCGCGCGGCACATGACGCGGCGGGAGACGACGGTCGCGATCGCCGTCGGTGCGCTGTTGGACTTCAAGGCGGGCAGGGTGCCGCGTGCTCCGCCGCTCGTCCGGCATTTGCGTGCCGAATGGGTCTTCCGCCTCTGCGCCGAGCCCAAGCGTCTCTGGAAGCGCTACATCGTCGGCAATCCGCGGTTCCTCGCGCATATCCTGCGCGAAAGGAGGCGGCGCTCGGCCGCCGATTCCCTCTGACCTCCTCAGCCGGAGCCCGTCCCCTGGAAACCGCCATCCTGCCCTCGGCCATCGTCACGGCCAGCTATCGCGGCGACTTCGAGCGCTGCAGGCTTCTGTGCGACAGCATCGATGCGCGCGTTGCCGGAATCACGCGGCATGTCATCCTGGTCGAGGCGGCCGACATGGCGCTGTTTCGCCCGCTTGCCGGGCCGCGGCGCGAGATCGTCTGCGAACGCGACCTCCTGCCGTTCTGGCTGAAACCCTTTCCCGACCCCTTGAGCCTTGGACGTCGCCGCATCTGGCTGTCGCCGAAGGGGCTTCCCCTGCGCGGCTGGCACGTGCAGCAGCTGCGCCGCATCGCCATGGCGGCCACCATGCCCGAAGCGGTGATGATCTCCTGCGATTCCGACATCGTCTTCGTCAAGCCGTTCGACGCCGCCAGCCTGCAGCAGGGCGGCGCCGTCGCGTTCCACCGCGTGGCCGACGCCTTTTCCGCCCTGCGCGAACCGGCGCTCGGCGAACATCGCGCCTGGTCGGCAAAGGCCGGGGCGCTTCTCGGCATCCCGCACGGCCAGGCGAGCGACACGGGCTATATCGCCACCCTCATCGCCTGGCGGACCGATACGGCGCGCCAGATGGTGGCGCGGATCGAGTCGGTCGGGCAGCGGCCCTATATGGCGAGCCTTGCCGCCACGCGGTGCCTGTCTGAATGCACCATATACGGCCGTTTCGTCGACGAGGTGGAAGGCCGCCCGGACCGCCATGCCCCCTCGCAGCGCAACCTCTGCCGAATCTACTGGAGCGGCGAGGCGATGACCGAGGCCGAGATCGAGGGCTTCGCCGCGACCATGGAGCCCGATCAGGTCGCGGTCGGCATCCAGTCCTTCACCGGCACCGGCACCGGGCTCATTCGCCGGGCTGCGGGGCTGGCCTGATCGTTTCGTCCGGTCGCTGCCGACCGTGCCAGTCGAACGCGGTATAGGATGCGACGGCCGAAACCATCCAGAGTCCGGCAAACAGGGCGTTCATCCCGGTGATCCAGGCGGTGCTGCCGTCATCGGCATGGCGAAGCAACAGGACGAGAAGCCCCGCCTTGATCATCCCGACGAGAGCCAGGATCAGCGCCCGCACCGTCGTCTTGCCGCGGGCGTAGAGAAGCTCGCTCTGGAACTCCACGAGGTTGCGGAAGGCCGGCACGAGGAGCGCCAACAGGACGAGCGGCGCGGCGTCGGCGACGTTGCGACCGAGGGCGTTCGGGAAGATCGCGAGGAACCCGCCGAGGAAGGCAAGGCCCGCGACAGAGACGGCCGCGATTCCCGCCTCCAGCGAGAGGCGAAAGCGCCAGGAAGAGAGCCACTGCGGCGCCTTCATCAGCTTCTGCACGACCATGGTGTTGAAGGCGCGGATGGGCATGGCGGTCAGGTCGACGAGACGCATCAGGATCGCGTACAGACCGGCGATATGCGGGCCGCCGATCGACAGGACCAGGAGCTTGTCGAGCTCGGACTGGAGATAGAAGATGATCTCGGCGCTGGCGACCGAGACGCTGTCGCGC
Coding sequences within it:
- a CDS encoding glycosyltransferase: MNESITIETVSPCLAPGGEPPPHRVVVTLPTFRRPDHLRKTLASLAAQKTTRRFAVIVMENDAEGREGLAAAGPILAAGTLDGIVLIAHERGNCAAYNAGWLTALARFPAMEYLLVIDDDEWAAEDWIDRLVATAEAEGADFVGAPQRPVFESGATESYGRHPVFTSHYSRTGTVPILYSSGNVLIRRRVLEAMGPPFLDLSFNFIGGGDSDFYARCKRRGFRFAWCQEAAVFETTPARRTEYSWLQARGLRNGAISTLIERRADGSPAGRLRILAKSLAMLALSPWRFLRLALRTSSPVIGLYPIHVAIGRLMAEFGKVNEQYRRPEQN
- a CDS encoding DUF6492 family protein, producing MPSAIVTASYRGDFERCRLLCDSIDARVAGITRHVILVEAADMALFRPLAGPRREIVCERDLLPFWLKPFPDPLSLGRRRIWLSPKGLPLRGWHVQQLRRIAMAATMPEAVMISCDSDIVFVKPFDAASLQQGGAVAFHRVADAFSALREPALGEHRAWSAKAGALLGIPHGQASDTGYIATLIAWRTDTARQMVARIESVGQRPYMASLAATRCLSECTIYGRFVDEVEGRPDRHAPSQRNLCRIYWSGEAMTEAEIEGFAATMEPDQVAVGIQSFTGTGTGLIRRAAGLA
- a CDS encoding WecB/TagA/CpsF family glycosyltransferase, encoding MTERFGHVFPLSRLSVPHLGDIRPIGGVGVTPARGDEVACLIAARLDAGVFTKVAFVNAHCINLAFEHEEYRSALADFLVLPDGVGIDIASQLLFGQPFPENLNGTDLVPFLLAQLRPGLRIGLIGAQPGVAEAAAAGFAAEAPQHVYLPISHGYFAEGAETDAVLAKTRVLRPDIVLVALGVPRQELFIARHMTRRETTVAIAVGALLDFKAGRVPRAPPLVRHLRAEWVFRLCAEPKRLWKRYIVGNPRFLAHILRERRRRSAADSL
- a CDS encoding glycosyltransferase family 4 protein is translated as MHLLFISSLLPDGDAASGFELANRAIVDEYRRQGVRLTLAGFRRPGSRPAGEDEIDLGEMAIENAAVGGRRKLAWLARAFSAGLPVSAAKLAVLDPTVLRAKLARAGEVDGYVLNSIQMPTAYPFLSAERPSIFIAHNVEHLSAEENARNARSPAARFLYRREARLLAVAERRICRRAAVIHTLSREDQRLLGLAQNPSCHPLALSIGRPTLPDAGCRTHDIGLIGTWSWAPNRVGLDWFVEKVVPLLPDDLRIAIAGRFDGPPPAAPANVRFVGRVADAQAFIQASHVVALATRGGTGVQLKTIETFEEGMPAVATPGALRGVDHVPENVRVADDSKGFAAALVQMVADAQAGRVRRGNGFAFMLGQRHALSAAIRQGLADLTPLLAHEAAGQARSGALAGRIGDAVVPPGVARG